In a single window of the Planctomycetia bacterium genome:
- a CDS encoding helix-turn-helix transcriptional regulator, whose protein sequence is MVQTAARFRFLVNPHFAEIPTSNTILYTRPGRFHIRGYKTTLTLKSVAAGCIRYRTRQSRYLVDDSKFLIFNPGQEYDTDILPEDHTDAMTFFFQPGFMEGAAQSHHRSTDGEPDSGSDDHALKEHGFFERLYAKEGKVAGVLRAIRADIRHLHADPSWLEDRFYDLAHGLLDLHAQTKREVDALPVQRAATREELYRRLHHARDFLYASYAEPLTVQDAAKVACLSPFHFHRMFKMAFQQTPMSYLQQRRLDVARVLLARTEQPITTICTEVGFESLGSFSWLFRRKMGLSPRQFRAALRPDAATTPTDCRP, encoded by the coding sequence ATGGTTCAGACTGCCGCGCGATTCCGCTTCCTGGTGAATCCCCACTTCGCCGAGATCCCCACCAGCAACACGATTCTCTACACCCGGCCCGGCCGCTTTCACATCCGAGGCTACAAGACCACCCTCACCCTCAAGTCCGTCGCCGCCGGCTGCATCCGCTACCGCACCCGCCAGTCGCGCTACCTCGTCGACGACTCCAAGTTCCTCATCTTCAACCCCGGCCAGGAGTACGACACCGACATCCTCCCCGAAGACCACACCGACGCGATGACCTTCTTCTTCCAGCCCGGCTTCATGGAAGGCGCCGCCCAGTCGCATCACCGCTCGACCGACGGCGAACCGGATAGCGGCAGCGACGATCACGCCCTCAAGGAGCACGGCTTCTTCGAGCGCCTCTACGCCAAGGAGGGAAAGGTCGCCGGTGTCCTCCGCGCCATCCGCGCAGACATCCGCCACCTGCACGCCGATCCGTCCTGGCTGGAGGATCGCTTCTACGACCTGGCTCACGGTTTGTTAGACCTTCACGCCCAGACCAAGCGAGAGGTGGACGCGCTGCCGGTCCAGCGCGCCGCGACAAGGGAAGAGCTTTATCGCCGGCTGCATCACGCCCGCGATTTTCTTTACGCGTCTTATGCCGAGCCGCTGACAGTCCAGGATGCGGCGAAGGTCGCCTGCCTCTCGCCGTTCCATTTCCATCGAATGTTCAAGATGGCCTTCCAGCAGACCCCGATGAGCTATCTCCAGCAGCGCCGCCTCGACGTCGCCCGCGTCCTGTTGGCGAGGACCGAGCAGCCGATCACCACCATCTGCACCGAGGTCGGCTTCGAAAGCCTCGGCTCTTTCAGTTGGCTCTTCCGTCGCAAGATGGGCCTGTCCCCGCGCCAGTTCCGCGCCGCCCTCCGCCCCGACGCCGCCACCACCCCAACCGACTGCCGCCCGTAG
- a CDS encoding right-handed parallel beta-helix repeat-containing protein, whose product MPCIRVPIRRGLPFGEAVMLVLIAGCAPAPLEISMSDQREIKTSETFVRSRVKVEKPWSTGSFQIRTDGVTVDFADSEIMGSTADTPPNKYSLVAISVINAKNVTIRNASIRGFRIAISAQYASGLTIENCDVSNNFRQHLKSTPENEHTDDWLWGHENDHSQWVWYGAGIYLSNCDNVTIKNCRARDGQNGICLVNCDNATIIDNDMSFMSGWGLAMWRSNHCKVLGNRFDYCIRGYSHGVYARGQDSTGILVYEQCSDNIFAYNRATHGGDGFFLYAGHETTQRTGEGGCNRNIVYRNDFSHAVANGIEATFSDGNIFQENKLHHCVHGVWAGYSSNSVIKGNDIADCDNGVSIEHGRGNQIDANDFARCGRGVWLWWDDDKDLIASAYGQKQGHDSARESIRRNLFDACKVAVLATTSKDVTLEQNRFSNCEIPIRLTGETTVTRFFDNAIESGLIDNQTTTKLEGIENKAGSGVSQKGPVNVCRDECADDFVSGARSRARPRLDPPDKLRALKELSRISLPPPLKYLPEGKEHVVIDEWGPRHP is encoded by the coding sequence ATGCCTTGCATCAGAGTACCCATTCGACGCGGCTTGCCGTTTGGCGAGGCTGTCATGCTGGTTCTCATTGCGGGATGCGCTCCTGCGCCCCTCGAAATCTCCATGTCCGACCAGCGCGAGATCAAGACCAGCGAGACTTTCGTTCGTTCGCGCGTAAAGGTTGAAAAGCCGTGGAGCACTGGGTCGTTCCAGATTCGCACCGATGGGGTGACGGTGGACTTCGCGGATTCTGAGATCATGGGCTCCACTGCCGATACGCCGCCCAACAAGTATTCGTTGGTCGCGATAAGCGTGATAAATGCGAAAAACGTTACGATCAGAAATGCCAGTATCCGAGGCTTTAGAATCGCGATTAGCGCTCAATACGCCTCCGGCCTCACCATCGAAAACTGCGACGTCTCCAACAACTTCCGCCAGCATCTAAAAAGCACCCCCGAAAACGAACACACCGACGACTGGCTATGGGGCCACGAAAATGATCACTCCCAATGGGTTTGGTACGGCGCAGGCATCTACCTGAGCAACTGCGACAACGTCACCATCAAAAACTGCCGTGCCCGCGACGGCCAGAACGGCATCTGTCTCGTCAACTGCGACAACGCCACCATCATCGACAACGACATGTCCTTCATGTCCGGCTGGGGCCTCGCCATGTGGCGGTCGAACCACTGCAAAGTCCTCGGCAACCGCTTCGACTACTGCATCCGCGGCTACTCCCACGGCGTCTACGCCCGCGGCCAGGACTCCACCGGCATCCTTGTTTACGAACAGTGCTCCGACAACATCTTCGCCTACAACCGCGCCACCCACGGCGGCGACGGCTTCTTCCTCTACGCCGGCCACGAAACCACCCAGCGCACCGGCGAAGGCGGCTGCAATCGCAACATCGTCTACCGCAACGACTTCTCCCACGCCGTCGCCAACGGTATCGAGGCCACCTTCTCCGACGGCAACATCTTCCAGGAAAACAAACTCCACCACTGCGTCCACGGCGTCTGGGCCGGTTACTCCTCAAACAGCGTCATCAAGGGCAACGACATCGCCGATTGCGACAACGGCGTCTCCATCGAGCACGGCCGCGGCAATCAGATCGACGCCAACGACTTCGCACGCTGCGGTAGGGGGGTGTGGCTCTGGTGGGATGACGACAAGGACCTGATCGCGAGCGCCTACGGCCAAAAACAGGGCCACGACTCCGCCCGCGAGTCAATCCGCAGGAACCTGTTCGACGCCTGCAAAGTCGCCGTGCTCGCCACGACCAGTAAGGATGTCACCCTGGAGCAGAATCGTTTTTCAAACTGCGAAATCCCTATCCGCCTCACCGGCGAAACCACCGTCACCCGCTTCTTCGACAACGCCATCGAGTCCGGCCTCATCGACAACCAGACCACAACAAAGCTCGAAGGCATCGAAAACAAAGCCGGCTCCGGCGTCTCCCAGAAGGGCCCGGTTAACGTCTGCCGCGACGAGTGCGCCGACGACTTCGTCTCCGGCGCGCGCAGCCGCGCTCGACCAAGGCTCGACCCGCCCGATAAACTCCGCGCCCTCAAAGAACTGAGCCGCATCTCCCTCCCGCCGCCGCTCAAATACCTCCCCGAGGGCAAAGAGCACGTCGTCATCGACGAATGGGGCCCGCGCCACCCCTGA
- a CDS encoding carboxymuconolactone decarboxylase family protein: protein MSERLRQFRQFREKMNERILAAQNLNINRFFTLDGAAYKTGACDELTKEFAGLSASMVLRCDDCIAYHVIRCKECGATDEQLMEIFNVGLIVGGSIVIPHLRRAVALLDELNAEAK, encoded by the coding sequence ATGAGCGAACGACTAAGGCAATTCCGGCAGTTCCGCGAGAAGATGAACGAACGCATCCTCGCCGCGCAGAATCTCAACATCAACCGCTTCTTCACCCTCGACGGCGCGGCCTACAAGACCGGCGCCTGCGACGAGCTCACCAAGGAGTTCGCCGGCCTCTCCGCGTCGATGGTCCTGCGCTGTGACGACTGCATCGCCTACCACGTCATCCGCTGCAAGGAATGCGGCGCCACCGACGAGCAACTCATGGAAATCTTCAACGTCGGCCTCATCGTCGGCGGCAGCATCGTCATCCCGCACCTCCGCCGCGCCGTCGCCCTGCTCGACGAACTGAACGCCGAAGCAAAGTAA
- the wecB gene encoding UDP-N-acetylglucosamine 2-epimerase (non-hydrolyzing) encodes MSSTKPKVMMVVGTRPEAVKVAPVVHEFIRQGWADVHVLATAQHRQLLDQILDFFKITADIDLDLMRPDQSLADLTGRMIPALDEVFAREKPAMVLAQGDTTTVMVAALCCYYRRIPFGHIEAGLRTHQKYSPFPEEMNRVIAGHLGELHFAPTEQAKENLLREGIGAEHVHVTGNTVIDALLWAVEQDLPSVHEPVNGNRLVLVTAHRRENFGAPLEEICGAIRDLVESHKIEVLYPVHPNPNVVATTNRLLAGHPRIKLTAPLDYPEFVSAMKSAHLILTDSGGVQEEAPTLGKPVLVLRDQTERPEGVTAGTACIVGPHRGRIVSKATELLDDAAAYDAMAQACNPYGDGKASERIARAVQAYLSREPSACRAS; translated from the coding sequence ATGAGCAGCACGAAGCCGAAAGTGATGATGGTGGTCGGCACGCGGCCGGAGGCGGTGAAGGTCGCGCCGGTGGTGCACGAATTCATCCGGCAGGGCTGGGCCGACGTGCATGTATTGGCGACGGCGCAGCACCGGCAACTGCTCGATCAGATCCTCGATTTCTTCAAGATCACGGCGGATATCGACCTCGACCTGATGCGCCCGGATCAGTCGCTGGCCGATCTGACGGGGCGGATGATTCCGGCGCTAGACGAGGTGTTCGCACGTGAGAAGCCGGCGATGGTGCTGGCGCAGGGCGACACGACGACGGTGATGGTGGCGGCGCTATGCTGCTACTACCGGCGCATTCCCTTCGGGCACATCGAGGCGGGGTTGCGGACGCATCAGAAGTATTCGCCCTTCCCGGAGGAGATGAACCGCGTGATTGCCGGGCATCTCGGCGAGCTGCACTTTGCGCCGACGGAGCAGGCGAAGGAGAATCTACTGCGCGAGGGAATCGGCGCGGAGCACGTGCACGTGACCGGCAACACGGTCATTGACGCGTTGCTGTGGGCGGTGGAGCAGGACCTGCCGAGCGTGCACGAGCCGGTGAACGGGAACCGGCTGGTGCTGGTGACGGCGCATCGGCGGGAGAACTTCGGCGCGCCGCTGGAGGAAATCTGCGGGGCGATTCGCGACCTGGTGGAGTCGCACAAGATTGAAGTGCTTTACCCGGTGCATCCGAACCCGAACGTCGTGGCGACGACGAATCGGCTGCTTGCCGGGCATCCGCGGATCAAGCTGACGGCACCACTGGACTATCCGGAGTTTGTTTCGGCGATGAAGTCGGCGCATCTGATACTCACTGACTCGGGCGGGGTGCAGGAGGAGGCGCCGACATTGGGCAAGCCGGTGCTTGTGCTGCGCGATCAGACGGAGCGGCCCGAGGGGGTGACGGCGGGGACGGCGTGCATTGTGGGCCCCCACCGCGGGCGGATCGTGTCGAAGGCGACGGAACTATTGGACGACGCCGCGGCTTATGACGCGATGGCGCAAGCGTGCAACCCGTATGGCGACGGCAAGGCGTCGGAGCGGATTGCGCGGGCCGTTCAGGCTTATCTCTCGCGGGAGCCTTCGGCGTGCCGCGCATCTTAA